TAGGTGAGCGGGCGCGCCCAGTAGGAGCCGCGCAGCTTCTCCGCGAAGGCGGCGGCGACATAGGACAGGCGGGTGGGGGACGCGGCCTTCTCATAGGCGGGGCGCAGGAGCGTCACGGGCATGGCCTTCTCGATGAGCTTCGAGCTGCCGCCCTCCGGGGCCTTGTAGCGGATGCGCAGCGTGCCGAAGTTCGTCTGGGCCGGGTCGCGCAGCTTCACCTCGTAGAGGGCGGTGACGGCGTGGCCCGCGCCCACTTCGCCCGCGTCCACTCGGTCGTCGTTGAACTGCTGCTGGGTGAGCAGCCGGTTCTCGTAGCCGATGAGGCGGTAGCGGGACACCGTCTTGCGGTCGAACTCCACCTGGAGCTTCACGTCCTTGGCCACCACCTGGAGCGTGCCGGTGAGGTTCTGCACGAAGATGCGGCGGGCCTCCTCCAGCTTGTCCACATAGGAGTAGTTGCCTTCACCCACCTGGGCCAGCCGCTCCATCAGCACGTCGTTGTAGTTGCCCATGCCGAAGCCCACGGTGGACAGGGTGATGCCCGCCGCCGCCTTCTCCTTCACGAGCGCCCAGATGCCGTCCGCCTCGGTGATGCCGTTGTTCGCCACGCCGTCCGAGCAGAGGATGACGCGGTTGATGCCGCCCTTGAGCATGTGGCTCGCGGCCAGCGCGTAGCCCAGCTCCATGCCCGCCTGCGCGTTGGTGGACCCCTCCGACTGGACGCTGTCGATGGCGCTCAGGATGGTGTCCTTCTGCGTGGCGTTGGTGGGCGCGAGCACCTGATGGGCGGTGGTGCCGTAGACGACGATGGAGACCCAATCGCGCTCATCCAGCGCGTCCACCAGCAGGCGCAGCGAGCGCTTCACCAGGCCCAGCCGGTTCTCCATGGCCATGGAGCCGGACACGTCGATGACGAAGACCAGGTGCCCCGGCTTGCGCCCGGCGCGGCTCACGTCGCGCGCCTTCACGCCAATGTGCACCACCTGGTAGCCCTTGCGCGCGGGGGAGGGGAATCCCTCCACGTTCACGCTGAAGGGCGCGTCCGGGGCGTTGGCGTAGCCGTAGTCGAAGGTGTTGACGAACTCCTCCACTCGCACGGCCTGCTCGTCAGGAAGCGCGCCGCGCTCCAGGTAGGCGCGCGTCAGCGTGTACGACGCCGTGTCCGTGTCCACGGAGAAGGTGGAGAAGCGCTCCTCCTCGGTGTCCACGGTCGGGTTCACGCCGTAGCCCTTGAAGTACATGTCGAAGAAGCGCTGGCCCTGCGGCGCGACGGTGCGCTCCGGCGCGGGCTGCGGCGTGGGCACCGCGGAGGCCTGGGGGGCGCGGTACACCGTCTGCGGCGTGCCGTCCGGGACGACGAGCATGTGCGGCAGGGCCCAGGACGGGGCTCGCGCGCGGTCGTTGTTGCTGCTCGGGTCGCCGTCTCCGGACGGCGCCCTCGCCGCCAGGGACTCGAAGCTCCGCGTCGCGCCGCCCTTGCTCTCCGGACGCGCCACCGCGATGCGCTTGATGAACTCCTGGTCCACGTTGACGCCATGGTTCGACGAGCCCACGTCGATGGTCGGCGGCGAGCCCATGATGGGCATCGTCGACGAGAAGCTCTCGGGGAGCATCTCCACGTTCACGCGGATGGTGCGGTTGAGGAGCAGTTGGAGCTCATTGCGGACGTATGGCTTGAACGCCTCCTTCTCGAACCGCAGGGTGTACGTGCCCGCGGGGAGCTGGGGGATGCGGTAGTTCCCGTTGGCGTCCGTGACGACCGTCTGTTCACCCACCAGGCTCGGTGAGGTCGCGGTGACGACCACGTCCGGCAGGGGCTTCTTGGTCTCGGTGTCAATCACCGTGCCGATGATGACGCTCTTGCCCACGGCGCCCGCGTCAGGCTGGGCCAGCGCGGGCTCGGCGGACGTCATCAGGAGCAGGGGAAGGGCACTTCTCAGGAGGGACTTCAGCATGGACCACCTCTCGCGCATCAGGGTGGAGCCATCATCCAGATGCGCCCCGCATCGAACCGCACGGGGGGCTCGTCTCCTCATCATGGTTTCATCATGACGGGAAATCGTGCCGGGGGCGGGGTGTCTGATTAGAAAGGCCGTCCATGACGGCACTCGACACCCTCTTTCCCACCGAAGAGCAGATTCCCCCCGGCGTGCGGCTGCCCGCGTACCTGGAGCAGCGCGAGTACCTGGTGGGCGGCGAGCTGCGCACCTGGGCCGGCGAGCTCAACCCGGTGGCGAGCCCCGTGTTCGTCCGGACCCCGGAGGGGCTGAAGCAGAAGGTGATTGGGGCCACGCCGCTGCTCACCTCGCGCGAGTCCCTGGACGCGCTCGCGGCGGCGGTGAAGGCCTATGACTCCGGCCGGGGCGTCTGGCCCTCCCTCAAGGTCGCGGAGCGCATCGAGCACGTGGAGCGCTTCCTCACCGCCATGCGCGCCCAGCGCACCGCCGTGGTGAACCTGCTCATGTGGGAGATTGGCAAGACGCAGCCGGACTCGGAGAAGGAGTTCGACCGCACGGTGGACCTCATCGTGGAGACCATCCGCGCGCTGAAGGAGCTGGACCGCACGTCGTCGCGCTTCGTCCAGGACCAGGGCATCATGGCGCAGATCCGCCGCGCGCCCATGGGCGTGGCCCTGTGCATGGGGCCGTACAACTACCCGCTGAACGAAACCTTCAGCACGCTCTTCCCCGCGCTCCTGATGGGCAACACCGTGGTGTTCAAGCCGGCGAAGTTCGGCGTGCTGCTGGTGAGGCCACTGCTGGAGGCGTTCCGGGACTGCTTCCCACCTGGCGTCATCAACATCATCTACGGCCGGGGCCGGGAGACCGTGGGCGCGCTGATGGAGAGCGGGCAGGTGGACCTGTTCGCCTTCATCGGCACCAACAAGGGCGCCAGCGAGTTGAAGCGCATGCACCCGCGCCCGCACCGCCTCAAGTCCGTGCTGGGCCTGGACGCGAAGAACCCGGCCATCATCCTGGAGGACGCGGACCTGGATAACGCGGTGAAGGAGTGCATCACCGGCACGCTGTCCTTCAACGGTCAGCGGTGCACGGCGCTCAAGCTGCTGGTGGTGCACCGGAACATCGTGGACGCGTTCCTCGCGAAGTTCACCGCCGCCGTGGACAAGCTCAAGCCCGGCATGCCCTGGGACCCGGGCGTCGCCGTCACGCCGCTGCCGGAGCCGGGCAAGGGGACCTATCTCCAGGGGTTGGTGGATGACGCGGTGTCGAAGGGCGCGCGCGTGGTGAACTCGACGGGCGGGCAGGCGTCCCGGTCGTTCTATTCACCCACGGTGGTGTACCCGGTGACGCGCGACATGCGGCTGGCCACGGAGGAGCAGTTCGGTCCGGTGGTGCCGGTGATGGTCTTCGACGACGACGCGGAGGCGGTGCGGCTGGTGGTGGAGTCGCCGTTCGGTCAGCAGCTCAGCCTGTTCGGCAAGGACTCTGCGCGCATCGGGCGGTTCATCGACGCGTTCTCCAACCAGGTGGGCCGCATCAACCTCAACTGCCAGTGCCAGCGGGGGCCGGACACGTTCCCGTTCAACGGCCGCAAGGACTCCGCGGAGGGGACGCTGTCCGTGGCGGACGCGCTGCGGGTGTTCTCCATCCGCACGCTGGTGGCGACGAAGACGACGCCGGACAACACCGCGCTCGTCCAATCCATCCTGACCCGCAGAGAGTCGGATTTCCTCACCACGGACTTCCTCTTCTAGTCCCGCCTTGGCCCTGGGTG
The sequence above is drawn from the Corallococcus sp. NCRR genome and encodes:
- a CDS encoding YfbK domain-containing protein, which gives rise to MTSAEPALAQPDAGAVGKSVIIGTVIDTETKKPLPDVVVTATSPSLVGEQTVVTDANGNYRIPQLPAGTYTLRFEKEAFKPYVRNELQLLLNRTIRVNVEMLPESFSSTMPIMGSPPTIDVGSSNHGVNVDQEFIKRIAVARPESKGGATRSFESLAARAPSGDGDPSSNNDRARAPSWALPHMLVVPDGTPQTVYRAPQASAVPTPQPAPERTVAPQGQRFFDMYFKGYGVNPTVDTEEERFSTFSVDTDTASYTLTRAYLERGALPDEQAVRVEEFVNTFDYGYANAPDAPFSVNVEGFPSPARKGYQVVHIGVKARDVSRAGRKPGHLVFVIDVSGSMAMENRLGLVKRSLRLLVDALDERDWVSIVVYGTTAHQVLAPTNATQKDTILSAIDSVQSEGSTNAQAGMELGYALAASHMLKGGINRVILCSDGVANNGITEADGIWALVKEKAAAGITLSTVGFGMGNYNDVLMERLAQVGEGNYSYVDKLEEARRIFVQNLTGTLQVVAKDVKLQVEFDRKTVSRYRLIGYENRLLTQQQFNDDRVDAGEVGAGHAVTALYEVKLRDPAQTNFGTLRIRYKAPEGGSSKLIEKAMPVTLLRPAYEKAASPTRLSYVAAAFAEKLRGSYWARPLTYDALVSLWEELGTPLKARADVVELGELIRLAKKLDRREDRFESFAPVRTMDADRVPTLK
- a CDS encoding NADP-dependent glyceraldehyde-3-phosphate dehydrogenase, encoding MTALDTLFPTEEQIPPGVRLPAYLEQREYLVGGELRTWAGELNPVASPVFVRTPEGLKQKVIGATPLLTSRESLDALAAAVKAYDSGRGVWPSLKVAERIEHVERFLTAMRAQRTAVVNLLMWEIGKTQPDSEKEFDRTVDLIVETIRALKELDRTSSRFVQDQGIMAQIRRAPMGVALCMGPYNYPLNETFSTLFPALLMGNTVVFKPAKFGVLLVRPLLEAFRDCFPPGVINIIYGRGRETVGALMESGQVDLFAFIGTNKGASELKRMHPRPHRLKSVLGLDAKNPAIILEDADLDNAVKECITGTLSFNGQRCTALKLLVVHRNIVDAFLAKFTAAVDKLKPGMPWDPGVAVTPLPEPGKGTYLQGLVDDAVSKGARVVNSTGGQASRSFYSPTVVYPVTRDMRLATEEQFGPVVPVMVFDDDAEAVRLVVESPFGQQLSLFGKDSARIGRFIDAFSNQVGRINLNCQCQRGPDTFPFNGRKDSAEGTLSVADALRVFSIRTLVATKTTPDNTALVQSILTRRESDFLTTDFLF